Below is a genomic region from Deinobacterium chartae.
TGGGAGGAGTGGGAGCAGGCGTTGGTACTGCGCGTCGGTGAGTTCGTAGCGTCGCACCATGCCTCACGTTATCCCACTTTGCAGACACACCCTAGTCCTGCGCGCCCTGTTCGGTCAGGTCCTCGCGCCGCGCGGGCAGCAGCAGTTCGTTGCGGCGCACGAAGGCCCACATGAAGCGACCGATCACCGAGGTCTGGCTGGGATAGGCCAGCACTGCCTCGCGCTTGCGCTCGATCATCTCCGCCTCGAGGGGGTAGGTGCGCCAGCGGTCACCCTGCTGGTCGGCCTGCGGCGGCGTCAGGGTCAGGGTGGGATGGTAGCCCTTGGGCAGCGGCCACTCGGCGCCGCCGTGCACGAGGTAGTAGGCGAGCTTGACCCGGGGAAACTCCTCCCACAGCGTGTTCATAAAGTAAGCGACGGCGCGGTGGTCCGGGTGACCGTCGAGCACCGAGGGGGCCAGTACCACGTCGGGCTGCACCTCGCGCAGGATCTGGCGCAGTTGTCGGGTCAGCTCGAGGCCGGTGTAGGGCGCACCGTAGCGGTAGGCCTCGCGGTACGGCACCCGGTCGGCCTCGGTGTCCCAACTGCGGTAGGGAACCAGGTAGTTGCGGGTGATCATGGGGGTCAGGCCCTTGTCGGGGAAGCCCAGGAAAATGACCCGGTCCGCTGCCACCCCGAAGGTGCTTACGGCGGCGCGCGCCTCGCGGATGCGCAGCTGTCCCAGGTCCACCATGCTCTGCCCGCCGTGCAGCCAGCGCCCGACGGTGTGGCGCGGACTCCAGGGAAAGGCATCGCCGGAGGTTACGAACACCACCCACACGTCCTGCCCGCGCATCACCGCCTCGGTGAGCAGGCCGCCCGCCGCCAGGGTTTCATCGTCGGGGTGTGGGGAGAGCAGCAAGATGCGTCCGGTCAGCGGTTCGCCGGGTACCAGTTCGGCGTTGATCGCGGCCATGTTGTCGAGCACCATCTGCGCCGGCGCGAACAGGTGCCAGCCGTTGATGGCGGCGGCGGTATAGGCCGCGACCAGGGTCGCGGCGAGCACGCTGTGCCAGCGCGACCAGCGCCGCAGGAAGCCCAGGCGCAGTCGCCTGCGCGGGGCTGGGGAAACAGGGGGAAGCGGTGTATCGGTCATGGTCTCACAGCACATTGGCCAGCAGCTGCACGGCCAGGGTCAGCAGGCCGCCGCCGACCAGCGCGATCCACACCGACAGGCGCGCGGACAGGCCCAGCGCGGCGCGGGTGGCACGGAAGGCCAGGGTGACCTCGAGGGCCAGCACGGCCAGTTGCCAGCCCAGGTCAAGCAGCAAGTTCAGGTAGGGAACGAAGGCCAGCAGCATCGAACCGGCGGTTGCGATCAGTTCGAGCGGCACGTAGAACAGCGCGAAAGCGAAGGCCACCTCGCGGTAGCCGCCGCGCGAGCGCAGCACGCGGCCCACCAGGGTTACCCCGCCGGTAAAGATCAGGAAGTTCAGCAGCAGCACGCCCACTGCGCGCAGCAGCGAACCCAGCGCGTCCCCGAACAGCAGGCCGTGGAAAGCCTCGAGCAGTCCGCCAGCCAGCGCGGCGGCCAGCACGAAGGCCAGCGCCGAGCGCCAGCTGCAGCGCTCGAGGTGGCGCCGGAAGGTGGCCTCGTCCTGGTATTCGAGCACGTCAATTCCTGCCTGCCACAGGTGGGCCAGGCGCTGACGCAGCGAGGGCTGGGAGCGGGCGGCAGGCAGCGGGGGCGCAGCGGTTTTCATAGGATTCACACCATTGTAGGGTTTTGCACGGCTGTGGGAAAGAGCTGCATACCAACGCACGCGGGCTGTGCGGCCCGCGTGCCGATCAGCTCAGGGCGCTATTGGGCGCTGACCAGGTCCGGGCGCAGGCTGATCGCCTCGCGCAGGTAAATATGGCGGATCTCGGCCTGACTGCGCAGGGTCTCGACGTGCATCATCACCCGGATGGCACGCTCGAGACGTCCAGGCACCGGGATTTCCAGGGCATTGAGCAGCGGAACCATGGTCATGCCCAGGGCCCGCGCCGCCTCGGCCGGAAAGGTGGCATTCAGATCCGGCGTCACCGTGAAAATGATCGAGCAGATCTGATCGAACTCGAGGTCATTTTCCTCGAGCATCCGGACCAAGAGTTCCCGAGTGGCCTCGAGGATGGCCTCCGAGGTGTTCTCTGGGACGGTGGTCGCCCCGCGAATCCCGCGCATCATGACGTCAATGTAGCACGGGCTTTCCAACGTCTTTTCCATCACGTCTACTCAAGACAACGCACCGGTCTTTGGCGCAGCCCTGCCCTGACCGCAGTGGCCGCACCTTCCCGGAAAGCGGGATCCGGTTCCGCACACGCTCATATCGTGTTCTGGGTGTTATCCACCGACGGGCGAGGGCAGTATGCTGGGGGCCATGAGAATCGGAATGGTCGGACTGGGCAAGATGGGCGGCAACATGGTGGCCCGCCTGCAACGCGGAGGGCACGAGGTGGTCGCCTACGACCTCAAACCGGACAACATCGAGCTGGCCAAGCAGGCGGGTGCCATCGGGGCCGAGAGCCTCGAGGACCTGGTCGCGCAGCTCACGGCACCCCGGGCCGTGTGGGTGATGGTGCCTGCCGGAGCCCCCACCGAAACCACGGTGCAGCGCCTGGCGGACCTGCTGTCCGCAGGCGACATCGTGATCGACGGCGGCAACTCCAAGTACACCGACTCCTCGAGGCGCGGCACCGAGCTCGCGGCGCGCGGCATCCACTTCCTGGACGTGGGCACCTCGGGCGGCGTGTGGGGCCTCTCGGAGGGCTACGCCATGATGATCGGCGGCGACGAGGGCGCGGTGGAGACCCTGCGCCCGATCTTCGAGGCGCTGGCTCCCGCCCCGGATCGCGGCTGGGGCCGGGTGGGACCGAGCGGAGCGGGCCACTACGTCAAGATGGTTCACAACGGCATCGAGTACGGCATGATGCAGGCTTACGCCGAGGGCTTCGAGCTGATGCACGCCAAGCCCGGCTTTGACCTGAACGTGGCGCAGATCGCCGAGATGTGGCGGCACGGCAGCGTGGTGCGCTCGTGGCTGCTCGACCTGACCGCCGAGGCGCTGCGTTCCGACGCCGACCTCACCGCCCTCGACGATTACGTGGCCGACTCGGGCGAGGGCCGCTGGACCGTGGAGGACTCGATCCAGCAGGGCATCCCGGCCCCTGTGATCACCCTGTCGGTCCAGATGCGCCTGCGCAGCCAGCAGGAGAGCTCGTACGCCGGGCGAATGCTCTCGGCCATGCGCAACGCCTTCGGAGGCCACGCGGTGCGCCTCAAAGACGCCGCAGCCGACCAGAGCGACCCGCTGGGCGTCAAACCCGAGACCCGCACGGTGGAACATGGCTAAACCCCTCGAGACCGAAGCGGCCCAGCCCAACCCGCTGCGCGAGGGCATGCGCCGCCGCCGCACCCCCGATCCGTGCGTGGTGGTGATCTTCGGGGTGGGTGACTTGACCCAGCGCAAACTGCTGCCGGCCCTGTACCGCCTGGCCGCCGACCGCGAGCTGGGCCCGGGCTTCTCGGTGCTGGGCGTCGGGCGCCGCGACTGGGACGACGCGGGCTACCGCCGCTTCGCACGCGAATCGGTCGAGACCTCAAAGGAAAGCGGCGAGTTCCTCGAGGACGCCTGGAGCGGCTTCGAGGAAGGCCTGTTCTTCTCGGGCGGAGCCTTCGACGACCCGCAGACCTACCAGCGGCTGCGCGCCAAACTCGAGGAGGTCGAGCAGGAACGCGGCACGCGCGGCAACGTGCTGTTTTACCTCGCCACCCCGCCGTCGGTGTTCGAGGCGATCTCGCAGCACCTGGGCGAGGTGGGCCTCAGCGACGCGTCGCAGGGCTGGCGGCGCATCGTGATCGAGAAGCCTTTCGGGACCGACCTGGATTCGGCCCGCGCGCTCAACGAGGCGGTACACCGCACCTGGCAGGAAGCGCAGATCTACCGCATCGACCACTATCTGGGCAAGGAAACCGTGCAGAACCTGATGGCGATCCGTTTTGGCAACGCCATCTTCGAGCCGCTGTGGAACCGCAACTTCGTCGAGCACGTGCAGATCACCGCCGCCGAGGACCTGGGCATGGAGGGGCGCGGCAACTACTACGAAGAGGCGGGCATCGTGCGCGACATGCTGCAAAACCACCTGCTGCAGGTGTTCTCGCTGATCGCCATGGAGCCCCCGGTCGCCTTTGACGCCAACGCCATCCGCGACGAGAAGGTCAAGGTGCTGCGCGCGGTGAAGCCCATCGGGGCCGAGCGCGTACCCGAAGTCGCCGTGCGCGGCCAGTACGGTCCCGGCCACCTGTACGGCAACGCCGTTCCCGGCTACCGTCAGGAGGAAAAGGTCGCTCCCGACTCCTCCACGCCCACCTACCTCGCCCTCAAGCTCGAGGTGGACAACTGGCGCTGGCAGGGCGTGCCGTTTTTCCTGCGCACCGGCAAGCGGCTGCCCAAAAAGGTCACCGAGGTGGCGGTGGTGTTCAAGGAACCCCCGACCACGGTGTTCCCCGGCCGCCCCGAGCGCAACGTGCTGTCGTTCAACATCCAGCCGAACGAGGGGATGAGCTTAAAGTTCTCGTCCAAGACCCCCGGGCAGGAAAACGTGCTGCGCGAGGTCGAGATGAACTTCAGCTACGACGCTTTCGGCGAGATCACCACCACCGCCTACGGCCGCCTGCTGCTCGACGCCATGCTGGGAGACGCCACGCTGTTCCCGCGCGAGGACGAGGTGGACCTCGCCTGGACCCTGGTGAGCGGCCTGCTCGAGGCCTGGGCGAAACCCGATCCCACGCTGCCCAACTACGAGGCGGGCAGCTGGGGACCGGCCGCCGCCGATCACCTGATCGGCCCCGGGCGCCGCTGGCGCAAGCTGTAAGGAGGCCGAACGCATGCCCAACGAGCGTAAAACCCTCGGTCCCGAACGCAGCGACCCGCGCCGCGCCGCCAAGACCCTCGAGGGCTTGTGGCAGCAGGCCGGGGTGGAACTGCGCATCCGCACCGGCACCATCGTGGCGGTCACCACCCAGCCCTTTGCCGAGCGGGTGTCTGCGGCCCTTGCCCGCCTGAGCGGGCGTCACGCCGGACGGCAGATCCTGGCGGTCATCGCCCCAGACGGCGACCTCGAGATGGACGTGTCGCTGCTGCCGCAGAAGAATCGCTACGTCGAGCGCTTCGACCTGCGCGGCACGCCCCGGCAGCTGCAGGGCACGATCCTGCCGCTGCTGAGCGGCCCGCTCACCCACGTGTGGTGGGCCTGCGACGATCCGCCGCGCGGACCGCTGTTCGACGCCCTGGCCGAACTGGCCGATCAGGTGATCGCCGACGCCCTGACCCTCGAGATGCGCCCGGACCGCCGTTTCGCGCTGGCGGACCTGTCATGGGCGCATACCGCGCCGTGGCGCGAACTGACTGCCACGCTGTTCGACGCGCCCGACGCGGCCCGCGAACTCGGCAACCTCGAGGGGGCCACGGTGGAGTACGCCGACGGCAAGCGCGGTCCGCTGGCCGCGCGGCTGTACGCGGGCTGGCTGGCCTCGAGGCTCGGCTGGAAAGACGCCTCGCGCATCAAGATCCGCGCGGCCAAGCACCCCACCCGCCCGCACGGCGAGATCGTGGCGGTGAATCTGCGCAGCGAGGACGCCCGCTTCCGCATCGAGGCCCTCGAGGGACACTGCGCGACCGCCAGCGCCGAGCTGCCCGGAACCCCAGCCCGCTCGCAGACCGTGATCCTCAACGCCTGGGACCTGCCCGAACTGCTCGGGTACGTGATGGACGCGCCCGAGCAGAACCGCATCTTCGAAGAGGCGCTGAGCGTGGCGCGGAGGCAGGCATGAGGTACGAGGTGTTCGAGACGCCCGAGGCGCTGGGACAGGGGGCCGCCGATCTGTTCGAGTCGCTGCTGCTCGCGACCCTGCGCGAACGGGACCGCTTCCGGGTCGCCCTCTCGGGCGGCTCGACCCCGCTGCACCTGTACCGGGCGCTGCGCGGGCGCGAGCTGCCCTGGGAGCGGGTGGAGTGGTACTGGTCCGACGAGCGCACGGTCGGCCCCGACTCGAAGGACTCGAACTACCGTCTGGCTCACGACGAGCTGCTCGCCCACCTGCCCGCCAGCGGGCGGGTAGAGCGCATCCCGGGCGAGATCGACCCGCACGAGGCCGCGCGGCGTTACGCCGAGGTCCTGCCCGAGAGCATCGACTTGTGCTACCTGGGCATGGGCGACGACGGGCACACCGCCAGCCTGTTTCCCGGCACCGAGGGCCTTGCTGCCACCGGACGGGTCACGGCCAACTTCGTGCCGAGGCTGGGCACCTGGCGCGTCAGCTTCACCTTCGAGGAGATCAACCGGGCGCACAACGTGCAGCTGTTGGTCACCGGACAAAACAAGGCCTCCGTCCTGGCCGAGGTGCGCGCCCACGCCGGGAAGCACCCGGTCGAGCGCGTGAAAGACCCGCTGTGGCTGCTGGACCGCGAGGCCGCGTCACAGCTCGCTTGAACGCGCAGCAGGCCCGCAACGACCTCGAGGCCTTGGCCCTCGAGGTCGGCTTTGACGTGGCCGGCTGGGCCGAGGCGCGGGTGAGTGCCCACAGCGTGCAGGAGTACCGCGGCTGGCTCGAGCGGGGCCTGCACGCGGGCATGGATTACCTCGAGCGGGGCCTGGCGCGGCGCGCGGACCTGAGCAGCAGCCTCGAGGGGGCACGCAGCGTGCTGGTGCTGGGCGTCTCGCACGCCTTCGAGGACCCCGGCATTCCTGCGGGCGGCGTGCGGGTGGGCCGGGTGGCGCGCTACGCCTGGACCCCGGACTATCACCATCAGCTGGCCCCGCTGCTCGCCCGGCTCGAGGCAGCCGCGGCCCGCCTGGGCGTACGCACGCGCGGCTACGTGGACCACGGCCCCATCCTCGAGCGCGAGCTGGCCGGGCGCGCTTTTTTAGGCTGGCGCGGCAAGTCGGGCATGCTGGTCTCGACCCGGCTGGGCGCTTTTCTGACCCTGGCGGTGCTGCTGACCGACCTGCCCGCCGAGCCGGAGGCCCCGGCGGAACTGCCGATGCTGCACCCGGACCGCTGCGGGCGCTGCACCGCCTGCGTGCGCGCCTGTCCCACGCACGCGATCCTCGAGGGACGGGTGATCGACGCGGGGCGCTGCGTCTCGTACCTGACCATCGAGCACCGGGGCCCGGTGCCCGCCGAGCTCCGGCCCGGAGTCGGAACATGGCTGTTTGGCTGCGACGGCTGCACCGAGGTCTGCCCCTGGAGCGTCAAAGCCGGACCCGTCGCCCGGCACCTGCAACCCAGCCCGCACCTGGCCCACCCGGACCTCACGCCGTTTTTTACCCTCACCAACCGGCAGTTCGACCGCCGCTACGCCAAAACGGCCTTTGCGCGCCCGCGCCGCAAGGGCATGGCCCGCAACGCCTGCACGGTGCTGGGCAACCTGCGCGACCCCCAGCACCTGCCTCTGCTGGCCTTGGCCGCCCGCGACGAAGCCCCCGAGGTGCGCGAGGCGGCTGCCTGGGCGCTGGGCCGCGTCGGGGGACGCGCGGCCACCGCGCTCCTCGAGGGCCTGCGCCAGGACCCACGCGCCGAGGTCGCCTGCACGGCACAGCTGAGCCTCGAGGCCGCGCTGTCCTAGCGCGGACGGCGGGCTACCAGCTCGATCTCGACCCTCGCTCCCAGGGGCAGGGCGGCCACGCCGACCGTGGTGCGCGCCGGGTAGGGCTGCGCGAAGTGCTCGGCGTACGCGGCGTTCATCTCGGCAAAGTCGGCCATATCGGTCAGGTAGACGTTGACTTTCACCACGTCCTGGGCAGCGAGCCCGGCAGCTTCCAAAACCGCGAGCAGGTTGCGGAGGCACTGGCGGGTCTGCTCGGCGGCGCCCCCGCCCACCAGCGCTCCACGGGCGGGGTCGAGCGGGGTCTGCCCGGAGAGGTAGACCAGCTCACCCGGTCCGGCATCGATGCCGTGCGAATAGGGACCGACGGTGGAAGCCTGCGCTGCGGTGATGGCTTTACGGTTCATAGGGGCATCGTAAATGCTCGGGGCCGGGAGCTGCGCTCCCGGCCCCGAGTGTCCGCTCTTCAGCGGCAGCGGACGTCCTGCCCGAAGTAGGTCTTGCTGAGCTTGGCGTAGGTACCGTCTTTCTGGACCGAGGCAAGAGCTGCGTTCACGGCGGCCAGCAGTTCGGCGTTGCCCTTCTTGACGGCCATGCCGATGCGTTCCGGGAAGATGATGTCGCCCAGTTGCAGCTTGCCGGGCAGCACCTTGGCGGCGTCGATGGCGTTGAAGCGGTCGAGGACCATGGCGTCGGCCCGCTTGGACAGCACCGCCTGCAGCTGTTCGTTGGTGGTGGGGAAGGTCTTGACGCTGCCCACGCCGGGCAGGTCCTGCACGTACTTGAGGTAGGTGGTGTTCACGCCCATGGTCACGACCTTGCCTTTCAGGTCGGCCACCGTCTTGGGTCCGCCGGGCAGGGCGACCAGCACACCGCCGCTGCAGTAGTGGGGATTGGAGAAATCCACCGCCTTGAGTCGGTTGGGCGTGATGCCGTGCGAGGCGATCACCAGGTCGTACTTGCCCTGGTCTAAGCCGATGAGCAGGCTGTCGAAGCTGATGGTGGTCCATACCGGCCTAACCCCCATCGCCTTGGCCAGGGCGTTGCCGAGTTCGACCTCGAAACCGGTGAGGGTTTTTTCCTTGTAGTAGTTAAACGGAGGGTAGCCGCCCTCGGTGGCCAGGCGCAGGGTGCCCGAGGCCTTGATCTGCGCCAGGGTCGCCGCCTGGGCACCCGAGAACACGCCCAGCGCCAGGATCGGCAGGGCCAGCATGCTGCGGAACAACTTCTTATTCATAAGACCTCCCGGACTTCCTGCCTGGGGCAGGGAAACGAACGTGGCGAACTCAAGAAGCTTTCCCAGCAGCGGCGGCGATGGCCCCTGAGGCCAGGCGGGCTGGGAGCGGAAAGACGGTCAGACCCGGAGCACCTCGAGGGGCACACCGTGCCCAAAGGCGCCGAAGGTTGAGCAGTTTTGGGCGGCGTAACGTGCCCCGGCGGCGAGTGCCGCCGCCACATCGGCGTGTTCCGCCCAGGCGTTCAGGAAACCGGCGATCAGGGCGTCTCCGGCTCCCAGCGTGTCCACGACATTGGCGGGCTCGGTGCCGTGGCGGTAAACCGCTTCCCCGTGCAGCGCCAGCGATCCGGCAGCACCGCGGGTCACGACCACCAGCGGAGTTCCCCGGCGGGCCACGTCGGCGGCGAGTTCCAAGCAGCCCGCCTCGGGCAGGTCGCACGACAAAAATGCCACGTCCACAAAAGAAGCGACCCGCTCGAGGTGCGCCTCGGTCCACTCCGAGGAGAAGTCGTAGGACAAGGTGGCGGCGGCTTGGCGCAGACGTGGCAGTTCGGCGTCGAGATCGCTGTAGATGCTGGTGTGCACGATGCGGTGCTCGGCTGCGAAGCTCAGGTCGTCCTCGGTGAGGGTCCACTGGCCCTGCACCCCGGCGCTGCTGCCCACGAAGAAGCGGTCCCGTTCCCGGTGCTCGATCCTGGACCACGAGGTCGTCCCCGCGACCTGCCGGCAACGGCTGAGGTCCACTCCCTCGAGGCGCAGGGCCTGCAGGATCATGTTCCCGGCAGCGTCGTCTCCCACACACCCCACGTAGCTGGCGGCGTGGCCCAACCGGGCGCTGAGAACGGCGACGTTGACCGCGTTGCCCCCCGGGTACATGGTGCCGTGCGAGACGTAGATATCGGCGGTGTTGTCGCCGATGCCGAGCAGCCTGCGCACCTCAGTACTCCGTGACCCACATGTAGCGGCGCGTGTCGAGCGAGTGGCCGTGCAGTTCGGCCAGGTGCTCGGCGAAGCGGTTAAGGGCCGCCTGCATCGCGAAGGGGGCCAGCATCGGGCGCAGTTCGGGGTCGATACCGGTCATGGGCAGGTCGCGGGAATCGTAGATCATCAGGCGGTCGCTGTACTTGCGGCAAAAGTTCACCACGCGGTCCATCAGCGGACGGCTGGGATCCTCGCCCAGCAGCAGCATCAGCGGCAGTTCGGCGTCGAGGATCTCGAACGGGCCGTGGAACCACTCGGCGGCCTCGAGGGCGGTGCTGTGCATCCACTGCATCTCCATCAGCATGCACACGCCGAACACGTAGGCGGTTGCGAACATCGGCCCCGAGGCGATGTGGTAGAGGATGCGGTCGTTCTGGTACTTCAGGGCGTCTTCCTTGCCGCGTGCGTCGCTCAGCAGGGCCGACTCCACCAGCACCTCGGGCAGGGCATCGAGCGAGCGCATCAGGGACTCGAAGAGCGGCCAGCCGCTGCGGGCGTGCATCATGCCGCCGATCAGCGCTTGCAGCACGATAAAGATGCCGGTGTGCGCCTGCTCGGTTTCGCCCATCAAGAAGACGTGCTGCACCGCCTGCGCGAGCGGGCGGTCGGCGGTGGTGGTCACCCCGACCGTCACGCACGGCTTGTCCTGCAGGTAGCGGGCGGCCTCGACGGTCTCGGCGGTGGTACCCGACTTGGAGCCCAGCACCACCAGGGTGCGCTCGTCAAGTTCGGGCTCGAGGGTCATGAATTCGGCCGGGAAGTAGCGCTTGACCTGATAGCCCGAGTGATAGTGGTCCAGCCAGTACTCGAGGGTCAGCATCACCCGGTTGGGCGCGCCGCAGCTGACGAAGTAGATGCGGTCGATCTGCCCTGCGAGCTGCTGGCCCAGGCGGGCGGCGTCGTTCTTGGCGCTGAGCGCACCCTGCAAGCTGCCCACGATGGTCTCGCGGTCAATGGGGGCAGCGACGACCGGGGCGGGTCGGGTTTCCGAAGTCATATTCCACCTCTTGGTTCTTGGTATATACCAAGATACTAGGGGTCGCCCGGGTCCACGTCAAGAGCACCGGCTCAGTTCGCGCCGCGCCGCTCGCCGATCTTGAACACCACCCGCTGCGGATGGTTCACCGACTTCAGGTACTCGAAGGGTCGGTCCGCCTCGTCGCGCACCACCGTGCGGTACAGCAGCACCGGGTCCCCCTCGAGCAGCCCGAGTGCGCCCGCCTCGAACGAGGTGGCGTGCGAGACGCTGATCACGCTCTCCCCCACCCCCGCCCGGATCCCGAAGCGTTCCTCGAGGACCCGGTACAGCGAGGCGTTCCCGGCCAGATCCTCGGCGGCCAGACCCGCAACGCGCGCGGCGGGCAGGTAGCTGGTCTCGAGGCAAAACGGCAGGTCGTTGACCAGCCGCAGACGCCGGATCACCGCGACCGGGCTGCCCAGCGGCACCTCCAGGCGGGCACTCACCTTGCTGGGCGCGGGCGCAAACTGAAAATCCAGCAGGCGTCCCCCGGCCTGCCCCCCGGCTGCGGCCACCATCTGGGTGATGCTGTGCAGCTGCGGGTCGCCCAGCAGCCGGTCCACCTGCGGGGCACTGACCCGGGTTCCGGCGGTGCTGTCGCGCTCGAGCAGCCCCATGCGCACCAGGTTGTCCATGGCCCTGCGCACGGTCATGCGGCTCACCCCCAACTGCTCGGCCAGCTCGCGCTCGGAGGGGATCTTGTCGCCCGGCGCGTACTCGGTGCCTTCGATCATGTCCTGCAGCATCTGCTGCACCTGCAGATAGCGCGGAACGTTCGGGGCGGGAGCCTGCTTGGTCATCCCGTTCATGATGCCCGAGGATCCCGAGCCGCGCAAATCCCGCCTAGGCTGCGGCCCGAGTCGAGCGCGCCACGCGCAGCAGCACAAAGCAGGCGGCGGCACTCAACGCCATCACCACGGTCATGGACAGCGCACCTCCGGCGGCAAACGCCCCCACCAGCGCTCCGGCAATACCGCTCGAGGCGTTCTGGGTGATGCCCAAGATGGCAGCCGCACTCCCGGTACGCTCGCGCACCGGGGCCAGCGCCAGGGCGCTGATGTTCGACATCAGGAAGCCGATCGAGGTGACGCAGGCGAACAGCAGCGGCACCAGCACGGACAGCCCCATGCCCAGCAGCCCGACCGTGACCAGCAGCAGCGCGGCCCACAGCAGGGCCGAGGCACTCGCCCAGGCCACGATCTGCTCGCTCGAGGCGCGGCGCAGCAGCAGGCGGTTGACCTGCGAGGCCGCGATCAGTCCCAGGGCGTTGAGGCCAAACAGCCAGCTGAAGGTCTGCGGCGAAACGTGCAGCAGGTCGATGAACACGAACGGCGACCCGGTGATGTACGACAGCAGCAGCGCCGAGGAACCGCCCGCCGACAGCGCGTAGGCCATGAACGCCCGGTTGCGCAAGAAGCCCGCGTAGGTGCGCGCCGTATCGCGCAGCCGCACCCCCCGGCGCCGCTCGATCGGGTGTGTCTCGGGCAGCCACAGCAGCGCTGCCAGACCGCACAGCACGCCAAAAACCGCCAGAATCACGAAGATGGTGCGCCAGCTCGACAGCAGCAGCAGTTGCCCGCCCAGCACCGGGGCGGCGATGGGCGCGATTCCCATCACCAGCATCAGCATCGAGAACATGCTCGCCGCCGAGCGACCCACGAACAGGTCGCGCACGGTCGCGTTGGTGATCACGCCGCCTGCCGCCGCGCCCACCGCCTCGAGGAAGCGCAGGGCGATCAGGGTCTCGACGTTGGTTGCGACCGCGCACAGCAGCGAGGCCACCACGTACACCGAAACGCCCAACAGCAGCGGACGCTTGCGCCCGTACTTGTCGGACAGCGGTCCGTAGATCGCCTGGCCCAGCGCCAGCCCGATCAGAAAGGCC
It encodes:
- a CDS encoding PfkB family carbohydrate kinase; the encoded protein is MRRLLGIGDNTADIYVSHGTMYPGGNAVNVAVLSARLGHAASYVGCVGDDAAGNMILQALRLEGVDLSRCRQVAGTTSWSRIEHRERDRFFVGSSAGVQGQWTLTEDDLSFAAEHRIVHTSIYSDLDAELPRLRQAAATLSYDFSSEWTEAHLERVASFVDVAFLSCDLPEAGCLELAADVARRGTPLVVVTRGAAGSLALHGEAVYRHGTEPANVVDTLGAGDALIAGFLNAWAEHADVAAALAAGARYAAQNCSTFGAFGHGVPLEVLRV
- a CDS encoding SIS domain-containing protein, giving the protein MTSETRPAPVVAAPIDRETIVGSLQGALSAKNDAARLGQQLAGQIDRIYFVSCGAPNRVMLTLEYWLDHYHSGYQVKRYFPAEFMTLEPELDERTLVVLGSKSGTTAETVEAARYLQDKPCVTVGVTTTADRPLAQAVQHVFLMGETEQAHTGIFIVLQALIGGMMHARSGWPLFESLMRSLDALPEVLVESALLSDARGKEDALKYQNDRILYHIASGPMFATAYVFGVCMLMEMQWMHSTALEAAEWFHGPFEILDAELPLMLLLGEDPSRPLMDRVVNFCRKYSDRLMIYDSRDLPMTGIDPELRPMLAPFAMQAALNRFAEHLAELHGHSLDTRRYMWVTEY
- a CDS encoding GntR family transcriptional regulator: MTKQAPAPNVPRYLQVQQMLQDMIEGTEYAPGDKIPSERELAEQLGVSRMTVRRAMDNLVRMGLLERDSTAGTRVSAPQVDRLLGDPQLHSITQMVAAAGGQAGGRLLDFQFAPAPSKVSARLEVPLGSPVAVIRRLRLVNDLPFCLETSYLPAARVAGLAAEDLAGNASLYRVLEERFGIRAGVGESVISVSHATSFEAGALGLLEGDPVLLYRTVVRDEADRPFEYLKSVNHPQRVVFKIGERRGAN
- a CDS encoding multidrug effflux MFS transporter, encoding MTALTLILGALMAFGPLSIDMYLPGLPDIVRDLNAREGAVQLTLSAFLIGLALGQAIYGPLSDKYGRKRPLLLGVSVYVVASLLCAVATNVETLIALRFLEAVGAAAGGVITNATVRDLFVGRSAASMFSMLMLVMGIAPIAAPVLGGQLLLLSSWRTIFVILAVFGVLCGLAALLWLPETHPIERRRGVRLRDTARTYAGFLRNRAFMAYALSAGGSSALLLSYITGSPFVFIDLLHVSPQTFSWLFGLNALGLIAASQVNRLLLRRASSEQIVAWASASALLWAALLLVTVGLLGMGLSVLVPLLFACVTSIGFLMSNISALALAPVRERTGSAAAILGITQNASSGIAGALVGAFAAGGALSMTVVMALSAAACFVLLRVARSTRAAA